A genome region from Christensenella minuta includes the following:
- a CDS encoding phasin family protein, with product MANIIEDSINFGMGLFAYSREKIEDLVEKMVAKGEVQRKDAQGFANDLIKKGEAQREEISRMVKDEVRTTLQDVGLTADTRVTKEDIREIIKEELAAAKADEK from the coding sequence ATGGCTAATATCATAGAGGACAGCATCAATTTCGGCATGGGCTTGTTCGCCTATTCCCGCGAGAAGATCGAGGACCTGGTGGAAAAGATGGTCGCCAAGGGCGAGGTGCAGCGTAAGGATGCGCAGGGCTTTGCCAACGACCTAATCAAAAAAGGCGAAGCGCAGCGTGAGGAAATCTCCCGTATGGTGAAGGACGAGGTCCGCACGACGCTTCAGGACGTCGGCCTCACCGCGGATACGCGCGTCACCAAGGAAGATATCCGCGAAATCATCAAGGAAGAGCTTGCTGCCGCAAAAGCGGACGAAAAGTAA